The following proteins are encoded in a genomic region of Dokdonia donghaensis DSW-1:
- a CDS encoding ABC transporter substrate-binding protein encodes MKSNHIKIALDWTPNINHIGFFVAQAQGFYKEEGLEVAIENPAADNYELTPAKKVELGLVDMALCPTESLLSYRTKASPFPLKAVAAILQEDVSAIVVKRDSGIASPSSLDHKTYASYKARYEDEIVKQMIRNDGGEGVLQLEYPDKLGIWDALIAGAYDATWVFLNWEGVQVQEMGDDFTYFKMADYKVPYSYSPVIVADENKIAARKEAYQAFLKATARGYLYCKEQPEEAVAILASLVPEKDKEIDLKKALQMSLKAFGTGDSWGKMDQGVISTFLKWLYDKGLETKPIDVNTIFTNELL; translated from the coding sequence ATGAAATCAAATCACATTAAAATAGCACTAGACTGGACGCCTAATATAAATCATATAGGTTTTTTTGTGGCTCAAGCACAGGGCTTTTATAAAGAAGAAGGGCTAGAAGTTGCTATAGAAAATCCCGCCGCAGATAATTATGAACTCACCCCGGCAAAGAAGGTAGAACTCGGTCTGGTAGATATGGCATTGTGCCCTACGGAGAGCTTGCTTAGTTACCGCACAAAGGCAAGTCCTTTCCCACTTAAGGCGGTTGCTGCTATCTTGCAAGAAGATGTTAGTGCTATTGTGGTTAAACGTGATAGTGGTATTGCATCTCCTAGTTCTTTAGATCATAAAACTTATGCCTCTTACAAGGCACGATATGAAGATGAAATTGTAAAGCAAATGATACGTAATGATGGTGGCGAGGGAGTGCTACAACTCGAGTATCCAGATAAACTGGGTATTTGGGATGCCCTCATCGCAGGAGCTTATGATGCTACTTGGGTGTTTTTAAATTGGGAAGGCGTGCAGGTGCAAGAGATGGGTGATGATTTTACCTATTTTAAAATGGCAGATTATAAGGTGCCTTACTCATACTCACCAGTAATAGTTGCAGATGAAAATAAAATAGCAGCACGTAAGGAAGCTTACCAAGCTTTCCTTAAAGCAACTGCTCGAGGCTATCTGTATTGTAAGGAGCAACCTGAAGAGGCTGTTGCTATACTCGCATCACTTGTGCCAGAAAAGGATAAAGAGATAGATCTAAAAAAGGCATTACAGATGTCTTTAAAAGCATTTGGCACAGGAGATTCTTGGGGGAAAATGGATCAGGGAGTTATAAGCACTTTTTTAAAGTGGTTATATGATAAAGGTCTTGAGACAAAACCTATAGATGTCAATACCATTTTTACAAACGAGTTGTTGTAA
- a CDS encoding copper homeostasis protein CutC, protein MKIEVCANSFESALAAQDGGAHRIELCEQLEVGGVTPSHSLIKKVMQELSITSFVLIRPRAGDFIYSNSEFKTMLRDIAFAKSMGVQGIVSGVLLSDHTIDFKRTSQLVKASEGMSFTFHRAFDQVLDPVKGLEELIELGVDRVLTSGQKPDVVEGFDVLKSLGEQAKERIIIMPGGGVSITNVEKFLDAGFKEVHGSFRESVIENSSRQKSIKKETHTNQQTIKQLIKLIKK, encoded by the coding sequence ATGAAAATTGAGGTCTGTGCAAATTCATTTGAGAGTGCCCTAGCGGCGCAAGATGGAGGTGCGCATCGTATTGAGTTATGCGAGCAGCTTGAAGTAGGAGGTGTAACACCTAGTCACTCACTTATTAAGAAGGTGATGCAAGAACTATCTATAACATCTTTTGTGCTTATAAGACCGCGCGCTGGTGATTTTATATACTCAAATAGCGAGTTTAAAACGATGTTGCGTGATATTGCTTTTGCAAAGTCTATGGGTGTGCAAGGTATAGTGTCTGGCGTGCTGCTCAGTGATCATACAATAGACTTTAAAAGGACATCACAGCTTGTAAAGGCTAGTGAGGGAATGTCTTTTACTTTTCATCGTGCGTTTGATCAAGTGCTAGATCCTGTAAAAGGTCTAGAGGAGCTTATAGAGCTAGGCGTAGATCGCGTTCTTACTTCTGGTCAAAAACCAGATGTTGTTGAGGGATTTGATGTTTTGAAATCATTAGGTGAGCAGGCTAAGGAGCGCATTATTATTATGCCAGGTGGCGGAGTTTCAATTACAAATGTTGAAAAATTTTTAGATGCTGGTTTTAAAGAAGTGCACGGCAGCTTTCGCGAAAGCGTAATAGAAAACTCTTCACGTCAAAAAAGCATAAAGAAAGAAACACATACAAATCAACAAACTATAAAACAACTCATCAAACTTATCAAAAAATGA
- a CDS encoding GH92 family glycosyl hydrolase, with product MRHLLSLLIAAIFITSCKHVTETTPAQKDQALINYVNPFIGTGGHGHTYPGATMPFGMMQLSPDTRLDGWDGCSGYHYDDEYIYGFSHTHLSGTGVSDYGDILLMPSNTIRFNNGANGKKGYRDHFSHDNEIAQPGYYKVHLDSTNIDVELTVSQRSGVHKYAFAKADSLNNYLIVDLDHRDEVLSASWEVIKENDDQQLYTEMQGHRHSKAWASKQLLYYYLKTSHPFKYIKDPQSKSNKVALKFENPSNEPVIIKIGISAIDEKGAKQNLETEIGDKTFEQVKATAQSTWEKQLEKIIVETDNTTYKTNFYTSLYHTMLAPNIYQDIDGRYRGMDLEIHQTTDFDYYSVFSLWDTYRAAHPLYTIIEEQRTNDFINTFIAKYDEGGIMPIWDLSGNYTGCMIGYHAVPVIADAYMKGIRDYDTDRAFEAMLHSASQDKLGLDSYKKYGFIPTEMEAESVSKTLEYAYDDWTIALMAQERGDEESYKTYIQRAQNYKNVYDPKSGFMRGRMRNSWFSPFDPYEVNFNYTEANSWQYSFYVPQDVSGFIDLVGGKKAMDKKLDALFTAQQETSGRHQQDITGLIGQYAHGNEPSHHMAYLYNYIHKPWKTQKRVHEILTTMYRGTPDGISGNEDCGQMSAWYVLSSLGFYPVTPGSNTYAIGTPLFDKATIYLENGNNFTIEASNVSDNNIHIKNASINGKAHPYSYINHKDIMAGGLLQFDMSSTPGRWGKHPAHSPKTAITEHLIVAAPFIASGDITFTENTTVALQSTDKDAEIYFALKEDGETFKRYRKPITITSDTELRTYAISRHGKSATIATPFHKINDAYKVTLETTYANEYSAGGENALIDGIRGSKEYRSGTWQGYNNQDVVATLDLGEVKNINAIATSFLQDQRSWIFYPTEVSFFTSVDGTTFTPYYNQDIDATIESEETLIKTVAASQDEQAARYIKVIAKTVGDLPSWHLGHTYDGKSWIFIDELIVK from the coding sequence ATGCGTCACCTACTTAGCTTATTAATTGCAGCAATATTTATTACCTCGTGTAAACACGTAACTGAGACCACTCCTGCACAAAAGGACCAAGCGCTTATAAATTATGTAAATCCATTTATAGGCACAGGCGGTCACGGGCATACTTACCCTGGTGCTACAATGCCCTTTGGGATGATGCAATTAAGTCCAGATACAAGACTAGATGGCTGGGATGGCTGCTCCGGTTATCACTATGATGATGAATACATCTATGGTTTTAGCCATACACACTTAAGTGGGACCGGCGTTTCAGACTATGGTGACATTTTACTTATGCCGTCCAATACCATACGTTTTAATAACGGCGCAAATGGTAAAAAAGGATATCGTGATCACTTCTCTCACGATAATGAAATTGCCCAACCGGGATACTACAAAGTACACCTAGATAGTACAAATATAGACGTAGAGCTTACGGTTTCTCAACGCAGTGGTGTTCATAAATACGCTTTCGCGAAAGCGGACTCCCTCAACAACTACCTCATCGTAGATCTTGACCATAGAGACGAAGTGCTAAGCGCCTCTTGGGAAGTCATTAAAGAAAATGACGACCAGCAACTATATACCGAAATGCAAGGCCATCGTCACAGTAAAGCGTGGGCGTCAAAACAATTACTTTATTACTATCTCAAAACCTCACACCCTTTTAAATACATCAAAGACCCACAGTCTAAAAGCAATAAAGTGGCTCTTAAGTTTGAGAATCCCAGCAATGAGCCTGTGATCATAAAAATAGGAATCTCTGCAATAGATGAGAAGGGTGCAAAACAAAACTTAGAAACAGAGATAGGCGACAAAACCTTTGAGCAAGTAAAAGCAACTGCTCAAAGTACCTGGGAGAAACAACTAGAAAAAATTATCGTTGAGACAGACAACACAACATATAAAACTAACTTTTACACCTCGCTCTATCACACGATGCTTGCGCCTAATATTTATCAAGATATAGACGGTCGCTACCGAGGTATGGATCTTGAAATTCATCAAACTACAGATTTTGATTACTATAGTGTTTTCTCACTTTGGGATACATATCGCGCGGCACACCCGCTGTACACCATTATAGAAGAGCAACGCACAAATGATTTTATAAACACCTTTATTGCAAAATATGACGAGGGTGGTATAATGCCTATATGGGATCTTTCTGGTAATTACACAGGATGTATGATAGGATATCACGCCGTGCCAGTTATAGCAGATGCATATATGAAAGGCATAAGAGACTACGATACAGATCGTGCCTTTGAGGCGATGCTACATAGCGCATCACAAGATAAACTAGGTCTAGACTCCTATAAAAAATATGGATTTATACCCACAGAAATGGAAGCAGAGTCTGTTTCAAAAACGTTAGAATATGCCTATGACGACTGGACTATAGCCCTAATGGCTCAAGAAAGAGGTGACGAAGAAAGCTATAAAACGTATATCCAAAGAGCACAAAACTATAAGAATGTATATGACCCAAAATCAGGGTTTATGCGAGGTAGAATGCGCAATAGCTGGTTCTCGCCATTTGACCCCTACGAGGTAAACTTTAATTATACAGAGGCAAACTCTTGGCAATACAGCTTTTATGTACCTCAAGACGTAAGTGGCTTTATAGATCTTGTGGGTGGAAAAAAGGCGATGGATAAAAAGCTAGATGCCCTTTTTACAGCACAGCAAGAAACTTCTGGAAGGCACCAGCAAGACATCACAGGCTTGATAGGTCAGTATGCACACGGTAATGAGCCTAGTCATCATATGGCGTATCTCTATAACTATATTCATAAACCGTGGAAAACTCAAAAGCGTGTGCACGAGATTCTTACTACTATGTATAGAGGCACTCCAGACGGTATCTCTGGTAATGAAGATTGTGGCCAGATGAGTGCTTGGTATGTACTCAGCTCGCTAGGGTTTTACCCCGTGACACCGGGAAGCAACACCTATGCAATAGGTACACCTCTTTTTGACAAAGCCACGATTTACTTAGAAAATGGCAATAATTTTACTATAGAAGCCAGCAATGTATCTGACAATAACATCCATATAAAAAATGCTTCTATAAATGGTAAGGCACACCCCTACTCTTACATAAACCATAAAGATATTATGGCTGGTGGCCTCTTGCAATTTGATATGTCCAGCACTCCTGGTAGATGGGGTAAGCATCCAGCGCACAGCCCAAAAACTGCCATAACAGAACATCTCATTGTAGCTGCACCGTTTATCGCAAGTGGCGATATTACTTTTACAGAAAATACTACTGTTGCATTACAGTCTACAGATAAAGATGCAGAGATATACTTTGCTCTTAAAGAAGATGGTGAGACCTTTAAACGATATAGAAAACCCATTACCATAACATCAGATACAGAGTTACGTACTTATGCCATTTCAAGACACGGCAAAAGTGCTACAATCGCCACCCCTTTTCATAAAATAAATGATGCTTACAAAGTGACTCTCGAGACTACTTATGCAAATGAATACAGTGCAGGCGGAGAGAATGCCTTAATAGATGGCATAAGAGGTTCAAAAGAATACCGATCTGGCACCTGGCAAGGATACAATAATCAAGATGTAGTTGCTACACTCGATCTAGGAGAAGTAAAAAATATAAACGCTATTGCTACCTCATTTCTACAAGACCAACGCAGCTGGATTTTTTACCCTACAGAGGTTAGCTTTTTCACCTCTGTAGATGGCACCACTTTTACACCCTACTATAATCAAGATATAGATGCAACTATAGAAAGTGAAGAGACTTTAATTAAAACAGTAGCAGCATCTCAAGATGAGCAAGCAGCTAGATACATAAAGGTTATAGCAAAGACGGTAGGAGACTTACCTAGCTGGCACTTAGGTCATACGTATGATGGCAAAAGCTGGATATTTATAGATGAACTTATAGTTAAGTAG
- a CDS encoding sulfurtransferase, whose product MTTPLVTIHWLKENKEDKNLIVLDASQEYDEGNTIKGAVHFDIKNTFSDTKSAYPNTFPSEKQFEEECRKLGITKKSKIVVFDSKGIFTSPRVWWMFTVMSHKTVAVLDGGLPAWNSAGLKSLEVNKPKELPTSFKAHKNEAAIYHYEQIVDNCNSQECQLIDARSPGRFNGTAPEPRAHLQSGHIKNALNLPYTQVLSNDYYKPKEELEELFRDLHIDKRPIIFSCGSGITACIILLAFTLVSDQESYVYDGSWTEWAERNKCYTQV is encoded by the coding sequence ATGACAACACCCTTAGTAACCATACACTGGCTCAAAGAGAACAAAGAAGATAAGAACCTTATAGTACTAGACGCAAGTCAAGAGTATGATGAGGGCAACACCATAAAAGGAGCAGTTCATTTTGATATCAAAAACACCTTTAGCGATACTAAAAGTGCATACCCTAACACATTCCCCAGTGAAAAGCAGTTTGAAGAGGAGTGTAGAAAACTTGGCATTACAAAAAAATCAAAAATTGTTGTTTTTGACAGTAAAGGAATTTTCACCAGCCCTAGAGTATGGTGGATGTTTACCGTAATGAGTCACAAGACAGTAGCTGTACTTGATGGTGGTCTACCAGCTTGGAACAGCGCAGGACTTAAATCCCTAGAAGTTAATAAACCAAAAGAACTTCCCACCTCATTTAAAGCACATAAAAATGAAGCAGCCATATACCATTATGAGCAAATAGTAGATAATTGTAATTCACAAGAGTGCCAGCTTATAGATGCAAGATCACCAGGCCGTTTTAATGGTACAGCTCCAGAGCCACGAGCTCACTTACAAAGCGGTCATATAAAAAACGCGCTTAACCTCCCCTATACTCAAGTGTTATCTAATGATTATTACAAGCCAAAAGAAGAACTAGAAGAACTATTTAGGGATCTACATATAGACAAACGTCCTATTATATTTAGCTGTGGTTCTGGGATAACGGCTTGCATTATTCTGCTGGCCTTTACCCTAGTTTCAGATCAAGAGTCATATGTATATGATGGTTCTTGGACAGAGTGGGCAGAGCGAAATAAATGCTACACACAAGTATAA
- a CDS encoding N(4)-(beta-N-acetylglucosaminyl)-L-asparaginase, protein MNRRKFINRSAVAGAGIATGASILGCDDNDKNSKDNNSAFAKAQQKPAPIAICTWGFSGATQKAGELLTKGSSALDAVVAGVAVEEENIENTTVGIGATPDREGNVTLDACVMNPEGDCGAVLAVENIVNVAALARKVMEDTPHVILAGKGAEEFAYQQGFKKENLLTEERKNAWQEWLKTSDYKPKINIENHDTIGMLAIDKDGDIAGVCTTSGLGYKMKGRVGDSPIIGSGLFIDNEVGGAVATGMGEEVLKTVGSFLIVELMRGGMSPQKACEEAITRITKKGPRYKDFQIAYIAINKSGEVGSHCIHKGFTMMKYQNGENKNITSSYYNSDKS, encoded by the coding sequence ATGAATAGAAGAAAATTTATAAATCGTTCGGCAGTAGCTGGGGCGGGTATTGCTACTGGAGCAAGTATACTTGGTTGTGATGATAATGATAAAAATAGCAAGGATAATAATTCCGCTTTCGCGAAAGCGCAACAAAAACCAGCACCCATCGCTATCTGTACTTGGGGATTTTCTGGCGCTACACAAAAAGCTGGGGAATTACTCACCAAAGGCTCTTCTGCTCTAGATGCAGTCGTTGCCGGTGTTGCCGTTGAAGAAGAAAATATAGAAAACACCACGGTGGGCATAGGTGCAACTCCAGACAGAGAGGGTAATGTAACTCTAGATGCCTGTGTTATGAATCCAGAGGGTGACTGTGGTGCAGTGCTCGCCGTAGAAAATATTGTAAACGTAGCGGCCCTTGCTCGCAAGGTAATGGAAGACACACCACACGTGATACTTGCGGGTAAAGGTGCAGAGGAGTTTGCATACCAGCAGGGATTTAAAAAAGAAAATCTACTCACAGAAGAGCGTAAAAATGCCTGGCAAGAATGGCTTAAAACTAGTGACTACAAACCAAAGATTAATATAGAAAATCACGATACTATAGGAATGCTTGCTATTGATAAAGATGGTGACATCGCAGGTGTATGTACAACCTCAGGCTTAGGATATAAGATGAAAGGTCGCGTGGGAGATTCTCCCATTATAGGCTCTGGATTATTTATAGATAACGAAGTAGGCGGTGCAGTGGCTACAGGTATGGGTGAAGAAGTTTTAAAAACAGTAGGAAGCTTCTTAATAGTAGAGTTAATGCGCGGCGGAATGAGCCCCCAAAAAGCCTGCGAAGAAGCTATTACAAGAATTACAAAAAAAGGACCTAGGTATAAAGATTTTCAAATAGCCTACATCGCCATAAATAAATCTGGCGAGGTAGGAAGCCACTGTATACATAAAGGTTTTACAATGATGAAATATCAAAATGGTGAGAATAAAAATATAACTTCTAGCTACTACAATAGTGATAAAAGCTGA
- the polA gene encoding DNA polymerase I, which produces MTNTAENTQKRLFLLDAYALIFRGYYALIKNPRITSSGMDVSAIMGFTNSLFDVIKRERPDHLAVAFDKGGSSARVEAYADYKANRDETPEAIRIAVPHIQEILKAMHIPIIEREGVEADDLIGTLAKQAEKEDFKVFMVTPDKDYAQLVSENIFMYKPARMGNGIEIWGIPEVQKRFEVERPEQVIDYLGMMGDASDNIPGLPGVGDKTAKKFIAAYGSMEGLLENIDKLKGKMKEKVIANAELGLLSKQLATIMLDCDVQFDAKDYELSEPDAEAVTKKFDELEFRRMKDQFVKIFSGEAEQGTQVSSTSSAKKQAATAAGAGQFSLFGGDGGATAATVADASTRKTIKDTQHFYQTIDSPLARKLFIQNLLQQSSVCFDTETTGLDPLVAELVGIAFSWEAGKGYYIPLPESKEEAQALIEELRTFFEATTIEKIGQNLKYDIKVLAKYNIKVKGKLFDTMLAHYLINPDMRHNMDVLAETYLNYTPVSITELIGKKGKNQKSMRDVPLDQQTEYAVEDADITLQLKQHFEKELDEAGTRKLFDDIEIPLLRVLAAMEVEGINLDVHFLESLSGDLNADIERLTSEIYEEAGEEFKISSPKQLGEILFDKMKLVDKPKKTKTGQYSTAEDVLSYLAKDHDIIQKVLDYRGLSKLKSTYVDALPEQVAQDGRVHTDYMQTVAATGRLSSNNPNLQNIPIRTERGRQVRKAFVPRDENHTLLAADYSQIELRIIAALSEEENMIQAFTNGEDIHASTAAKVFNVPLEEVTREQRSNAKTVNFGIIYGVSAFGLSNQTDLSRGEAKELIDNYYKSYPKLRNYMSELVDFARENGYVKTVLDRRRYLNGINSSNGVVRGAAERNAVNAPIQGSAADIIKIAMINIFEKLEISDYKTKMLLQVHDELVFDVPNTELDDIKNLIKTEMESAFKMAVPLDVEVGVGQNWLEAH; this is translated from the coding sequence GTGACTAATACTGCCGAAAATACTCAGAAACGACTTTTTTTACTAGATGCATACGCATTGATTTTTAGAGGATATTATGCTCTTATTAAAAACCCGCGTATCACAAGTTCTGGTATGGATGTGAGTGCTATAATGGGGTTTACAAATAGCCTTTTTGATGTTATAAAACGAGAGCGACCAGATCACCTAGCTGTTGCTTTTGACAAGGGCGGAAGCTCTGCTCGTGTTGAAGCTTATGCTGATTATAAGGCAAATCGTGACGAAACTCCAGAAGCGATACGCATAGCGGTACCTCATATACAAGAAATACTTAAGGCTATGCACATTCCCATTATTGAGCGTGAAGGTGTAGAGGCAGATGACCTTATAGGCACCCTGGCAAAACAAGCCGAAAAGGAAGACTTTAAAGTCTTTATGGTTACACCAGATAAGGATTATGCACAGCTAGTCTCAGAAAATATATTTATGTACAAGCCTGCTCGTATGGGTAATGGTATTGAGATCTGGGGAATCCCAGAGGTGCAAAAGCGTTTTGAAGTAGAGCGCCCAGAGCAAGTGATAGATTACCTAGGGATGATGGGTGATGCGTCAGACAACATACCGGGGCTTCCAGGTGTAGGTGATAAAACGGCAAAGAAATTTATCGCAGCATACGGTTCTATGGAAGGGCTTCTTGAAAATATAGATAAGCTCAAGGGCAAGATGAAGGAAAAAGTGATCGCAAATGCAGAGCTGGGACTTCTTTCTAAACAACTCGCAACTATAATGCTAGATTGTGATGTACAGTTTGACGCAAAAGATTACGAACTCTCAGAACCAGATGCAGAGGCGGTCACAAAGAAGTTTGACGAGCTGGAGTTTAGACGTATGAAAGATCAGTTTGTAAAAATCTTTTCTGGCGAGGCAGAGCAAGGCACGCAGGTATCTTCTACCTCATCTGCAAAGAAGCAAGCAGCTACCGCAGCGGGGGCAGGACAGTTTTCGCTTTTTGGTGGAGATGGTGGCGCTACCGCAGCAACCGTGGCAGATGCTTCTACACGTAAAACCATAAAAGACACCCAGCATTTTTACCAGACAATAGATAGCCCGCTTGCGCGAAAACTATTTATACAAAATCTACTTCAACAATCTTCTGTATGTTTTGATACAGAAACCACAGGTCTAGACCCACTCGTGGCAGAGCTTGTAGGTATCGCTTTTTCTTGGGAAGCTGGTAAGGGGTATTACATACCGCTTCCAGAAAGTAAAGAAGAGGCCCAAGCACTAATAGAAGAATTAAGAACATTTTTTGAGGCTACTACCATCGAAAAAATAGGTCAAAACCTTAAATATGACATAAAAGTTCTTGCAAAATATAACATAAAAGTTAAGGGAAAACTTTTTGACACAATGCTTGCCCACTATCTCATTAACCCAGATATGCGTCATAATATGGACGTACTGGCAGAGACGTACCTTAACTACACACCTGTATCTATCACAGAGCTCATAGGTAAAAAAGGAAAAAACCAAAAGTCTATGCGCGACGTGCCACTAGACCAGCAAACAGAGTATGCGGTAGAAGATGCAGATATTACCCTGCAGCTTAAACAGCATTTTGAAAAAGAGCTTGATGAGGCAGGCACGCGCAAACTATTTGATGATATTGAGATTCCCTTACTTAGAGTACTTGCTGCAATGGAGGTAGAAGGAATCAACTTAGACGTACACTTTTTAGAGAGCTTGTCCGGTGATCTTAATGCAGATATAGAACGTCTTACTTCTGAGATTTATGAAGAAGCTGGAGAAGAGTTTAAAATATCTTCACCTAAGCAACTCGGCGAAATTCTTTTTGACAAAATGAAGCTTGTAGACAAGCCTAAAAAGACAAAAACAGGACAATACTCAACTGCAGAAGATGTTTTATCATACCTTGCAAAAGATCACGATATCATCCAGAAAGTACTAGACTACCGCGGGCTATCTAAGTTAAAGTCTACATATGTAGATGCATTGCCAGAGCAAGTTGCTCAAGATGGTCGTGTACATACAGACTATATGCAAACCGTAGCAGCGACGGGAAGATTAAGTTCTAACAATCCTAACCTACAAAACATCCCTATACGTACAGAACGCGGTCGCCAAGTACGTAAAGCATTTGTACCTAGAGATGAAAACCACACACTGCTCGCAGCAGATTATTCTCAAATTGAGCTACGTATTATAGCAGCTCTAAGCGAGGAAGAAAATATGATACAAGCCTTTACAAATGGTGAAGACATTCACGCTAGTACGGCGGCAAAAGTTTTTAATGTACCACTAGAAGAGGTAACAAGAGAGCAACGTAGTAATGCAAAGACAGTAAACTTTGGTATTATATATGGTGTCTCTGCCTTTGGACTTTCTAACCAGACAGACCTATCACGAGGAGAAGCAAAAGAGCTCATAGACAACTATTATAAATCGTACCCTAAGCTACGCAACTATATGAGTGAGCTTGTAGATTTTGCTAGAGAAAATGGGTATGTAAAAACAGTTCTAGATAGGCGTCGCTACCTTAATGGTATTAACTCAAGCAACGGTGTTGTGCGTGGTGCTGCAGAGCGTAATGCTGTAAACGCACCTATACAAGGGAGCGCAGCAGATATTATTAAGATTGCTATGATTAATATTTTTGAGAAGCTAGAAATCAGTGATTACAAAACAAAAATGCTACTCCAAGTGCACGATGAACTTGTTTTTGATGTGCCAAACACTGAGCTTGATGACATCAAAAACCTCATCAAAACCGAAATGGAAAGTGCCTTTAAAATGGCAGTACCTCTAGATGTAGAAGTAGGAGTAGGTCAAAACTGGCTAGAGGCACACTAA